TCCTTTGAGCAAACCTGGTGCCAAGGAGGTGATAAAGTCTAGTCTCCGAAGGATAGGCATTGGGTGAGGTTTAACATTCCAGTATTCTAGAAGCGGGAGGACAGGAGATTGTAGGCAACAAACCAACTGAAGACTTCTTCCCAAGAAGGAATTCTGCCATCCTGGTCCCGAGTCTGTGCACCACTTGGAGCTTCATTTGCCCTTTGAACCCCACTGAGATGTTAGTGCCGATTTCATGACTGAAACCCTGCCCTGACATCTACTTGAATAAAACAAATAGCTGCCAAAGCGTCCCTCTACCGTACTCTAGGAAgggccctggtgacagagtggctgcGTGCAGGGCTGTTCACAGCCAGGCCCACCATCGGCTCCACAGCAGAACAACCAggttttcaactcctgtaaagagtgacaggctgACAAATCCACAgggcaagttctaccctgtcctttagggtcactgtgacttggaaagGACTCAAGGCAGTGGATTGAGAGCACAGATGGAAATGCATTCCCGTGAGAACCCTTGTGAGAGGGAGACCCAGTGACCTGGCAAAGACAAGCTCGGCCTCCACACTCCTTGTGCCCAAGGGGCCTTGAAAGAGGAAAGGCGGTGGGAAGGAGGGGCTGCTTCAAGAGCAAAGGGCAGAGTGGTGAGCATGGGAGTCTGACTGGAGCTGCGAGCTAAGAAAGATTGGCAGGCTGCAGAGCCAATGCTTCCAGGGACTCTGGTCTGACCCTGCCTCacccttcctttccctgcctcctcctcaccTCCCCTGCCTTCCTCCGTCTTCCCTACCTCCTTCTTATGTCCCCCACCTCCTCTGTATTCCCTGTCCCCGCCCCTGTCTCCCCCATCTCCCCATGCCTCCCACTTTACCCAGCTGCTTAGACGTCTCTCCCCAGACTTTGCAGTGGCTCTCTTTTTGGGAAGGGCCCAGGCGGCACCCTCGATTCTCCTGATTGACTCCCACTTGTCCTGTGGGGCACCATCCCACATCCAGTCCCCCTGACAAGCCTTCTGGCCCCATAGCCAACACTCCCCGCCCTAGGTCTGTGCAAGCCCTTGGGGCACCAGGCTGCTCTGCACACTCTGTAGGCCTCCATGCACACCTTgccacttgggggtggggggtggggcgggttgGGGACGTCTTCCTGGCTAGTCTGGAATTCTGCCCGGTTCTCATCTACTTGATTATTGGGGGGCGGCAGCCAGTATACATCAGGGCCTGGAAAATCTGTGTTGACTGAAGCAGGGAGTGAACAAATGAGTGTTTGGGGTACAAATGCAACTTACAGATTGTGGGGTCCTCTTATCAGAGCcataactgccccccacccccggtggTGACCTGAGTATGCTGGGATAATCCAGCTCCCCTCAAAATTCTGCCCCATCTCGAATATGattactaacaacaacaacaatggcaacCGTAGCAATAAAGACCACTCACAGCTGCCGTGAGTAACACTGACTGCATACTCATTACGTTCCAAGCCAATCTTCTACGTTACGTCCACTAACTGATCTCTCCATCGCAGCAGTTATTGGTGGCAGGCACCATTCCTATCCCCACTTCCTAGGCATCAAAACTGGGGGCACAGAAAGGTTAAGTGACTCGCCCAAGGTCTCTCAGCTAGGAGCTGAGAAAGCCAGGGTTTGAACCAAACACGGTTTGCCTACAAGTCTCTTTGTATTGACATAGAAAGGACTTGGTAAACACTTAGTCAACAGAATGAATCTTATCCCGGAGTGGCCAGTCAGACCATCAAATCACTCATTCGTTCTTCAGCTTCCCCCCTACTCCTTCCCTCCCGGGGCCTAATCCTGAGCCACACCCCTCCTTTCTCCTCTCCCCAGACAGACTTTCACGGCTGCCTCTGCAAGCACTGTTCCTTCTGCCGGAGCACCCTGCCAgcagcccctgcccttgccctggTCCCCCAGCAGCACATTCACCTGCCCATTCTAGTCATAAACCAGAAAACGCACTGCCAGCAAGTTCATTCCCACTCAGAACACTTCTGTAGGAGGGGGTACCACTCACTACTCTGTGGCTCTTTTCAAGGCTGGCAATGTTTGCAGAACGAGGCTGCCTCATCATTCACCCACACAGCaaggggtggattcaaaccattgaccttgcagtcaCCAGCCCAATCCTTAACCAGCCCAGGGATCCCTTCAAATGCTATCACTCTGTGCAACTCCATTGGGAGGCCCTGTACATTGTTTGCAAACAGGTCTCTGTCCACGTTCAGGGGGCTCCTGCTCTGTACCCATCTTTAGAGCGAAGCATACGACAGTGGTCGAGGATCTGACCAAATGCCTTAGGAGACAGACAGGATGGGGCCAGCGGAGAGACACCTCACAGAGAGGGCAGACATGTGTGTCTGGATCACAGATGATTGTCTTCCATCTCGGAAAGTCCCAATGTAGAAAAATGTTCAGTTAGTGGCTCTCAGAAGAGGACAAGTCCCTGCCCTGCCCGCCCCACCCTAAACATTTGCCAAAGCCTGGAGGCATGTTTTGGTTGTCAtactgtggggtgggtgggtgctgaTGGTACCTAATGGGGAGAGGCCAGGGGCGCTGCTAAACATCCTACAAGGCATAGGCcaggcccctacacacacacacacacacacacgcacatgcacacaagcacatacgcacacacgcacacacgctcaCAGCTCTGGAGCATCGTGTCTCCAGAGCTGAGCTTAAGGGTCTTCATGGGGATCCCCGGGTCTTGGCTCCAATGCCATCCAGgaacaggagaaggaagaggggtGGAAACTGCTGTCCTGCCTTGCCCTGTCCCCCGCTCCCATGAGGCTGACTGCCCTGTGGCCACCCTCTCTCAGGTGGACGGCTTGCTGGAAGCCTGGGTCTGGCAATTGGTGGCTGCTCTGAAGTCTACGCAGTCCCTGAACGTGGGGCTGGCTGACTGGATAAGCCTGGCCCAGCACCACTACGCCATAGCCGTCCGCAACAcccgcctggtgggccaggaggtCGCTGCTCTTCTCCGGTGGCTGGAGGTAAGGTCTGCCCCacatgtccccaccccaccccctccctccagaGTGAGTGATTAAGCTGGTCTCCCATAGCAACCCAGAGAGGAGCCCTCTTTCAAGGAGCTCACTGGATGGCCACGCCCTGGACAGAGACCTGGCCCCTGGCTCTCTCAAATGCTTCATTGAGAGCCCTGTTCTGTCTCCtcttcccaccccaaccccttttATTTTGTGCTAAGAACACACCCTAACCCATCAAACACAAATaaaccccccacacaaacgaacAATCACATCCACAGGGGATTAAGATGGGGAACAGGCAGGAAGTCAGGTAATGCAGTTGCTGCCAGGTAGGGTCCCAGGTAGCTGAACCTTCGAGCCTGgccagggaggagagagggaggaagagaggagagagaccaGGTACAGATTGGATACAGAATGAGGTGCCTCCTTTCCATCAGGCGCCCACGAGCAGGGGAGGTGCCCAGACAAGCTGTACCCACAAAAGGATTTCATCCAGGCAGCTCTTGTCTGCCTGCAATCACCTtgctgctgtcttccaggaatCGGTGCAATTTTCCCGAAGCAATGTTCACCTAATTGGGTACAGCCTGGGCGCACACGTGTCAGGATTTGCCGGCAGTTCCATCGGCGGAGCGCACAAGATTGGGAGAATAACAGGTAACCGTGCCTGAGAACTAACAAATTGTGATCTCCATCCTTGCACGGGGGCGTGGAGCCAGGGCCGGCTTCCCCCAACACTCTCGAAATGAAAACACCCCCCACTTCCTTTGTGCTGCACTGAAGTTCACGGAGGGGCTGCGGGCCCGCATTTCAGATACAGTGGTGGCAGGAGATGCCCATCGGAGACGATTCGAGCACATAACAACCTTGAACTCCTACTGCCTCTGCTCACAGAGCAATCTCTCTCAGACACTCCATACAGGGCCTAAAATGTGGGCGCTCAGGATGCTTGGGAAGCCAAAATGATTCCTCTGGGTTTTATCCCACCCCGAGTTTTAAGCTGGGGACTCAGGAATCGAAGTCCTGCGTTTGCTGCATCCCGTCTGCCACGTGACTGCCTCAGCCGAGAAACACACCCACAGGTCCTCctctggggtggaggtggtggtaggggTACACAGAAACAAGAGCTTCACCCTGagccccccacaccccacatTCTCCAGAAATGGCTTTTGTTGCCCAGGATACAGGAGAGGTGACAGAAAGCCCCTCCAGACATGCCACTCCTGGGGGGCCAATTCCCTGGCTGAAGGCCTCCTGATACCCCCAGGATAACGCCCAGCAGGTAAGGACAAGGCCCCCAGGCCTCGCCAGCTTCTCCTCCGACCTCGCCCACCCAGTAAGGCTGGGCTTCAATGCCCCTGCTACATCACTACTTCACAGACACCCATCGAGGTCTTTGGTCCTCTCACCAGTCCACTAACCCCTCGTCCACCTACCAAACTCCTACGCCTCCATCAGGGCCCCCTCAGGCCAAAGCAGACTTGCTCAGGCGATGCCAATGCCAAGAAAATTTGGGAGAAAACGGTTTTTACCAAGTAAGAAtattaaacacacacatgcacacaaagtaTCTATTATTACTGTTACTTCATAAAAGAGATTTCGTTTCATGCAAAAAGGGAGAGAGATCGTGCCAGACTGTTAAACTAACTGGGTTGCTTATTAAGACAGCCTGTCAGCGTCCTTATGCCTGCCCGCAACCAGCCCATCTTGTTGGATGCTGCTGAGGCCTGGTGCACAGCTCAGCATTTGGCCTCACTGATTTAACCCTCAAGGGTCTCAGGCTGAGCAAGCAAGCCTCCCCTCCACGCTTTTCAGAAGCCAGCGAGGCCAGTGCTGGGAACCAGAGCCCAGCCGGAGCCAGAATGGCAGAGGGCTTAAGCCCAGGGAGCTCCAGGGCCccgcaggcagaggcagcaagtgGGCTAGCCTCGCTGTGGACAGCAGCACGATGAAGAAAGGGACAAGTCAGGGCGAGAAAGCACTTGCTTGTCCCTGTTGATGGCCGCTGGTGACAAGAGACCTCTTCACCCCCAGTGGAGCCGGGAGCCCGGGCTGCCGCAGGACATCAAAGTGTCTTCCAGAGAAAACCATGAGTGACAACATGCTACCCAGCAGGAGTCAGCCGACAGGGCTGCTTACCTCCTGCACACCCTTCTGTCACTTGAGGCGCAGGGCGTAGAGCAGTCCATGTTGCTTAGGGATCTGCCGAGGCTGCTCTGGACATTCCATTGAAGCGGAGTGTGCGCCAGAGAAAAGTCCGTTTGTTTTGGAAAACCAGactggccacatgcagacagatcAAGTTTCTCTGATACTCACTATtactcactgccctcaaatcgaggctgattcataggacaagggagaactgcccccttggagtTTCCAATACTAGCTATCTACGGGACtagatagccccatctttctcccacagagctcctggtggtttcgaactgctgacctttcggatcacagcccaatgtgttacCTGTTGGACTGCtccccacagagtcagcagttcgaaaccacaagacgctctgtgggggaaagatgaggcttcctgctcccataaagagttacagtaaaaCCCCCAAGGGCAGGCCTAGCTTTGGTGATCACTGTTCTAGAAGGAGGCATGGGGACATAGTGCTTACAatcgggctgctagccacagggtgaGCGGGTCAAGACCACCTCCTCAAACTgcaccacgggagaaagatgaggctttctactcctggaaagaggtaCAGGCATTTCTTTGCTAGATGGTGAGAACTACTTCTAATGATgacaccttgttgttgttgtgtgtgtgtgtgtgtttgcttgcttgctttgttttgttttcttttcgctATGTGAACAGATGCCCTTGAAAATAACCCAGAAAGTACTTTCTCCTTGCCTTGCTCCAAAAAGTCCAGCATGCCCCCCTGAACCTTGCTTCAACCAGGGGAGAGTCTCCaaccccttctccttcccctaaTTGCTCTCCAGCCGACGTGTACTTGCCAGCACCGGGAAGGACTGTCTTTTTGCTGTGAGAAGGGTCCTGGCCAGATGTGCTGCAGAGAAATTAGGGCATATGTGTCTCTTCTACCTGCCAGTTCATCGATGTGTAACATCAAAAAGCCGCACGTGcctttctcctctcctccccatgtCCTCCCTAACCTTGCCCTTGCTCTACTCTTAGGCCTGGATGCCGCGGGCCCTTTGTTTGAGGGAACGCCCCCCAGTGACCGACTTTCCCCAGATGACGCCAGTTTTGTGGACGCCATCCATACCTTTACTCAGGAGCACGTGGGCCTGAGTGTGGGCATCAAGCAGCCCGTGGCGCACTACGACTTCTACCCCAATGGCGGCTCCTTCCAGCCGGGCTGCCACTTCCTGGAGCTCTACAAACACCTTGCCACGCACGGCTTGAATGGTGAGAGAGGAGGAGCCAACCTCACTGGCCACACTTCTGTGGGACCACTGGCATCTACCCACCCAGAGGGGAAGAGTTGGGCGAAGGGCAGCAAGGCCACTCAGAGAGAGGCCTTGTAGGAGTGGGTCAGGGCTGGCCCCTGGCAGAGTTcttgggagcccaggccctgAGGACAGTGGCCAAGAGCCACCATCAGGATGTGCTTCCTCCCACAAGCAGTGGACCCAAACAAACTCTCCCTGGgtgctaaaaaaacaaacaaaccacgccCTTCGTATTGAGTCAATCTCAACTCACGATcaccccatgtatgtcagagcagaactatgcTCCACAGGGTTTATGGCTGGGCTTTTTATTATAAGTAGTAGATAGCCAGACCTttattccaaggcacctctgggtagcctCCAAATAtccactttttttcccccctgcttATGGAGTGAGGTGAGCAGAGATAAGAAATGGTCTAGAAGTCCAAGCTTCAGAACTTGCCCCAGAGCCAGGGCCCCTTGGAGCCCAGGTGTCAAAGGCTCAGAGGAGACTGTGTCCTGAGGGTGATCAGAACCCAGTGCTGGTCATCAGGGGACACTTCCAAACTCTCGGCTAGCAGTCCAAACACTTGAACCGTTTGCTCGTCCCAGCGACTCCCCACGGGTCTGAGTCCTTCTGAACATTGAATTCTGGCGCCCTATTTATTCCTCATTCAAGAGTTTTCTCTATTCAAGGAAGCATGAAAATCCACTTAATCATAGATCAGGGCTACCTGAGCCTTGTGGAGCCCTGATGTTGTAGCGGTTACGtggtggactactaaccacagagtcaaccgttcaaaaccaccagctgctctgccggagaaagaggaggctttctactcctgtaaagaattagtctcggaaacccacagttctactctgccctgtgggttcaCTATGATTCAGCCTCAACTCTATGGCAAGGAGACCACCAGACTCGATCCTTGACCTCACAAGAGCGGGAACACACCCAGCCTCCCACCTTCGCCCCGAAGGTCCATCGGCTGATCCTATACTTTATCGCCGTGATTCCTGGAATTTGGAGTTGAGCTTCCAGCAGGCCCTGGTTGCATGCTTTACCTTTGGCAGAAATTGGATTTGGCATTACCTGGGTTGTGATCCCACTTCTCATAAGTCCCAAACTGAAAATATTAATATGAACATGGGTGGTGGCGCAGGATGAAGCAAGCAAATGTCGGTAGAAACCGCACATTCCGCAGGCCCTCCAAATTTCTCAGAATCTACTAGATACCACCCCAGGGAAAACATGCCAACGCACTCCGAGCCAACTGGAGGCCGCCAGCCCCCGCACACCGCCTTCTAACCCCACTCGGCCCAAAGTGAGCTGAGAACACACTCTTGCGATGACATCATCACTCTCACCCCTCACACACCAGGCTGACCTTCAAAGATTGACATTATCTGGTTTTGGCTGGACTCCCAGCCTTCCACCCGCCCACGCCTGAGAGAGccttctgggaacttccccttaTCATCCCTTACAGCTCTCTCAGGTCACAGTCCCTCCCATGACCAGCAGGTTCCTGGCAGGTCAGCCCTCCTTGGGCTGGCATTGAGCACCTCTGCCTGTCAGATGCATCTGCCCAACAGCCGCCACTTGCTCCTTGGTGTTAAACTTCAGCGTGATGGGACCACACATTGTCATTCGGCTCACCCATCCCTGGTGAGCTTTTTGGTTTCCCTCATCCTTCTGTTTGAAAGTGGTTGTATTCTGGGGGTTCCCCCAACCATACCTGAACAGAATTGCCACTTTGCTCCTGGGACCTGTGTATCACAGATGCAGTGATGGCAGGTCTGCATCACCTCCCAACGCGGCATAGCAGAGTCCATCATTGCTGCTGCTGAGCCAGTCCATCTGGCCCCCAAGAACTCCGACGCCCTCGTCGGTCCTCTCTgtccccaaacatgatgtcctgcttAGTGTGGTTTCCTtcctggtgacccccccaaagcAAGCAAGTCAGACAAGGTTCTATGAGGACCCATCAGGTTTTCGATGACTGTTTTTCCgaagtagctcaccaggcctctcttcctactGTGCCTTAGTCagaaagccctgctgaaacccggCCATCatgaatgtttttttgtttgttaagtCTCAAAAATCCATAATAGATAAGCCTCATTAGTTTGCTGTTAGGTGAGGCCCATTCATACTCTGGGCCAAGTCCTTACAAATCCACTCATACTGGTTTTACATGCCAGTTACCTAAGTTAGTGGCAGCTTCCCGCGTGACAGCAACAGGCAACCCATCCTAGTACGGAAGCGTGCATGTAAGAATATTAACCATCACTGATTCATAACGGCTTTGCCATTCTCAAAACCCGCTGGtcaggggagagggaaggtgggggagaaggggaagaagggggaaccaatcaaaatgatcaacacataaccgccCCTGCCCCCTTGAgggggacaaagaacagaaacgtgggtgataggagacagtagtcggtgtaagatatgaaaataataatagtttataatttatcaagagttcatggaggTGGAAGGAGCGGGGGGGAGTTATACCAAAGACTCAAACAAAacgtaaatgtttggaaaatgatgatggcagcatatgtacaaatatgcttgatacgattgatgtaagaattattataagagctgtaagagcccccaataaaatgatcttttaaaaaaactttttttttaatccaaatcTCCTGACTCTGTGAAGCTGGGTGAGCTAGTGAATGGCTTTGAAGCTCAGCTTACACGTTTATTAGAGCTGCCTTGCAGGGCTGAGCTGAGACCAAATGAGAGGCTGCAGGCAAGGCATTTGGCTTAACTTTTGCCTCACAGCAGATGTTCAACAAACATCTGTAGCCACCGTGGGCTACACTCTGCTGTGACTCATCTTGGCCTCTAGCCTTCAGGTTCAGGCCAGAATACGGATGCTCTACCATCACTTTTGGTACTTTACAGATCTTGGGGGTGGCTCTTCAACATTCCTTAAAGAGAGGTTGAGCTGTGGTTGATAGAGTAATTAAAATTTAGACTAAGGCCTagagaggttttttgtttgttaagtCTCAAAAATCCATAATAGATAACATAATAGATAAGCCTCATTAGTTTGCTGTTAGGTGAGGCCCATTCATACTCTGGGCCAAATCCTTACAAATCCACTCACACTGGTTTTACAAGCCAGTTACCTGAGGGGTGTAATGCCTGCTTTGAACAGAAGGTAAATGTGAGAGATCAGCTTTTCCCTGATCCTTAGGATGCCATATGCCTTGGTGGCATGGCTTAAATCTTGGACcactaaccacaagattagcagttcaaatccaccagcttctctgagggagaaaatgaggcagcGTGCTCCCACAAAGTAGttctgggggcatagtggttacatgttgggctggggTCTGCAAGGtcagaaaccatcagccactccacgggagaaagacagggctttctattcccataaagcgttacagtctttgaaactcaaaggggcagctctaccctgtccttcagtgCAATCcatacagtgaatttggtttgggggcttGGCTTCCACAAActtaaaggggcagttctactctgtccaatagtgtCAGAATCGACCCCGCGACAGTGACGTTGGTTTGGATTCTTAAGGtgctgtcggggggggggggggggggctgtgtttctttctgtaggaAGGAAAGAGACATCCCACACAAGCCGCTCCACCCACAAGGTATCCACGTTTATGTGTGTTTCTCTTCTAGAGAGAGAAAGTCACGCCTCGGGTGAATTACACCCCGCTTTCTTAAGGAAGGCGGTGAATATAGTCTGATGTGTTCTGAACATTTCAGGGTTCCTATGAACACATGAGCTCCCCTGTGAGGGCGACCCAGGACAAGGTAGTGTTTTGGTCTGTTGTACATTGTCGGAACCAACTCACCGGCACCAACAATGAAAACATGCACGAAAATCCCCAGGGGTGGCCGGGATGAGGCTTCTACGCTACACGACCCCAGATGGACGACGCTTTCTTTCCGTTTCAATCAGTTATGAGCCCCCCTCCGCCACCAGTGTGTCAACCCATTGACCCACTCCTTGATTCCAATTTGCTATCGCTAATCTTCAATGAGGAGCCCTGcttctcaaggccagcagttcaaaactgctccAAGTCCTCGGGAGAATGgcccggctttctactcccgtaaagagtcgccGTCTTGGAAACTTACGGGGATCGTTCCGCCCTGCTCTaaggggttgccgtgagtcagcatctactcgccAGAGTGAGTTGAGTGGAGTTGGATCTTCTGTGGGGGTCTCAGTGGTACAGACAGACGGTCGTGTGCCCAGCTGCTAACACTGGTTTGAATCTATCCCAAATCAcctcagaataaaggcctggcaatctacttccaaacgaTCACCCCCATGAAAAGTCCTCCAGGGTGCCCTTCTGCTCTGAAATCCATGGGGGTCCCATGAAGGGGCACACACTCGCCAGGAACTGGTTTGTATTCGCTTGCTTGCTCGTTTTCCTTTGCTGTGGCCTCAGACCCATGAGGACCTTTGGGTGGCGGGTATCTGAGGCTCAGGAGCACTGAAGCCCGCCTTGCCTTTTGTGTTGCAGCCATCTCGCAGACCATAAAGTGTTCCCACGAGCGGTCCGTGCACCTCTTCATTGACTCCTTGCTACACGGCCGCATGCAGAGCACGGCCTACCGGTGCAGCAGCATGGACGCCTTCAGCCAGGGCCTGTGCCTGAGCTGCAGGAAGGGCGGCTGCAACCTGCTGGGCTACCACGTCCGCCAGGACCAGCCGAGAAGGGCCCGGAGGTTCTACCTCGTGACTCGAGCCCAGTCCCCGTTCAGAGGTGAGTGCCTGGAAGCTTTCCCAGGGGCAGGATGCAGTCATCTCTCTGGAAGGTTCTGAGGGTCCCTGGGCTCCCCTCCTGAGTACTCCAGGTTCCACACCCTCCACTACGACAGGCCTTTCTGAAAGGGCAGGATCCAGACAGCGATGTGGACACGGGCTCTCCTTTCCCAAGAATGTGGCCCCCTTGATGCCAAGGGGTAGGTGCAGAAACCTTAATCAATTCGGGAAGTGTGCATGGGCTGGGCTCTCTGCAGGCCTTTTCCTAGAATTTGATAGGCTGAGAGTCAAGAGCAATGATCCCAGCGGCCCGGCACCCACTGTACAAGGTCCCAGGGGCGTTTCCAAACCCAGACCAGAACCAGGTCTCTCACCTGCTCTCCAGGCAGCCAGGAAAGCCCTGCGTTCCGGCTGGGGCTTGCGGCTTCTCGCTTCTCCTTTACCTGAGGCTTTGCTCAGCCGACCTTACAGGGCACTGTGGTCCTGCTGAACCTTCGCCGACCCTCGGTTCTGTTTCTAGTGTTTTCCAACAGGACTGTGAGCCTCCAGGCAGACAGGAGCCCCTGCCGCTCTCTGGGTTGAGCGGGAGTACTGAGGAAGGGCCTGGCCCAGTCTTGAGCTGAGGCTAGCAAAAAGACCCTTTCAGTAAAGCCCGGGTCCTCCTGGGAGGAGCAAGGTGGCATCTGTGGCCATGCGCATTTCTGCCAGATGCTTAGAAGATCTCAGGAGTGGCTTAGCATCTTACTGTTTCACAGCACAAGGAGCTTTGGCGGCAttgtggttacacagtgggctgctaaccacaaggtcagtggtttgaaactaccagccccctccatgggagaaagatgagactctattCCTTCAAGGGTTACattctggaaaacccacaggggcagttctaccccaagttgatggcaatgagggtttgggtttggcttcCTGGCACACACTCTCCAGTGCTGCAAGAAGGAATCTGGTATGTTTGCTGTTTGATTATgaccactcagatatttgcatctGGAGACCATGATCCCCAGCACCTTACATGGGTACCTTATTGCTAAatattcaaaatggagtccccaGATGGGGCAAAGGGTTATCATGCCTGACTGATCAAAGATAGATGGGCACGGCCCAGGGCGCTgtgcacacagagagaaagacACCTCCCTGTCCTGAGCCAGCATCCCAATCACTGGTAAAATCTACCCTCTAGTCGCTGCTCCTGGGAATTCTGAGCACCTTCCTGGGGCTCCCCTTCCAGAATGGTAATGGACAATATTATGTTGCAACCCATAagatttccattgaccaattctcagaagcaggtggccaggcctttctgactagtctgtctgagtctggaagctcccctgaaaccatGAGTGACGCTGCTGGAATTAGAAATACTAGTGGCTTAGCTTCCAGCCTTGTCGTACCAGGGAAGCCAGCTCAGTACAATAAACTGTCAGCAGCTGGTCCCTCGGGCCCCTTCCAATGGCCCCCAAATTCTACTTTTgtccctcactgccagggagtagcCATCTGTCAGTCCTCACATCCGGGTATGGACAGAAATGATACCACGCACCTGTTTGGAAGTGCCTTTTGATGGGGGCGGCAATCTGTACCACATTAGGTTGCCCCATGCGTCCGCCTCTAACCATAGGTGGCTATTTAAGTTCAGGTTTAAGTTGTTTAAACattaaaccaaatcaaaccagaaCTTGAGCTTCTCAGACAGGCTAGCACTCTCCCAGCGTGCCGCAGAGCGCAGGAATCGGATGTTTCTTCTGTGGTGTCACAGAAAgcactgggaggggagggggggtgctGATTGGAGCCTATCATCTATGCCGCCACCGCCACGCCACCAGCATCGCTCTCCACCCCCTCGCGGACGCCATGTCCCTGGCTTGTCTCATCAGCCTCCTC
This genomic stretch from Tenrec ecaudatus isolate mTenEca1 chromosome 14, mTenEca1.hap1, whole genome shotgun sequence harbors:
- the LIPC gene encoding hepatic triacylglycerol lipase gives rise to the protein MAILLETCFGFPSMLAHNNPIEPLRRSSRDVETKKTPQEMKTKFLLFEEAPDKGCQIRLHRPDSLQDCGFNASLPLVLIIHGWSVDGLLEAWVWQLVAALKSTQSLNVGLADWISLAQHHYAIAVRNTRLVGQEVAALLRWLEESVQFSRSNVHLIGYSLGAHVSGFAGSSIGGAHKIGRITGLDAAGPLFEGTPPSDRLSPDDASFVDAIHTFTQEHVGLSVGIKQPVAHYDFYPNGGSFQPGCHFLELYKHLATHGLNAISQTIKCSHERSVHLFIDSLLHGRMQSTAYRCSSMDAFSQGLCLSCRKGGCNLLGYHVRQDQPRRARRFYLVTRAQSPFRVYHYQLKIQFINQIEKPVEPTLTLSLFGTKNTPQIPIITLGEGITSNKTYSFLITLDFDIGELTMIKLKWESSAVWLNVWNTMQTIIPWGTKTSYSGLLLKTIKVKAGETQQRMTFCSENKEYLQLRPAQEEIFVRCELNSTKWNEQPDG